One Vigna unguiculata cultivar IT97K-499-35 chromosome 11, ASM411807v1, whole genome shotgun sequence DNA window includes the following coding sequences:
- the LOC114169518 gene encoding auxin-induced protein X10A-like, whose translation MMGIRLPFLVNAKHTSLKSNNVPKGHVAVYVGDLEKKRFVVPISYLKHPLFLDLLNRAEEEFGFNHPMGGLTIPCKEEAFINLTSQMRAFSDRHHC comes from the coding sequence ATGATGGGTATTCGTTTGCCGTTTCTTGTTAATGCAAAACACACGTCGTTGAAGTCCAACAATGTTCCAAAGGGTCACGTTGCAGTTTACGTCGGAGATCTCGAAAAGAAGAGGTTTGTGGTTCCGATATCATATTTGAAGCACCCCTTGTTTCTTGATTTGCTGAACCGAGCAGAAGAAGAGTTTGGGTTCAACCATCCCATGGGAGGCCTCACCATTCCTTGCAAAGAAGAAGCTTTCATCAATCTCACTTCTCAAATGCGTGCCTTCTCAGACAGACACCATTGTTAA